One window of the Streptococcus parasanguinis ATCC 15912 genome contains the following:
- a CDS encoding response regulator transcription factor, producing the protein MVKRVLLVENEKQIARFIDLELQKEGYQVDVVEDGKAGLALIAATKYDLILFNYDLSDMSGERFAEEISRIRPASVLIVLDSREKIAEHKESIQRFAVSYMVKPFIISDLVDKITAIFRGRDYIDQHCSQMKIPTSYRNLRIDVEHHTVYRGKDMISLTRREYDLLATLMGSKGAVTREQLLESVWKYESTGETNIVDVYIRYLRGKIDLPGQKSYIKTVRGIGYAMQDELE; encoded by the coding sequence ATGGTCAAACGAGTTCTACTAGTAGAAAATGAGAAGCAAATCGCTCGCTTCATTGATTTGGAACTTCAAAAAGAGGGGTATCAAGTTGATGTGGTCGAAGATGGAAAAGCAGGTCTGGCGTTGATTGCTGCGACCAAATATGATCTGATCTTGTTTAATTACGATCTGTCAGATATGTCTGGTGAAAGATTCGCAGAGGAAATCAGTCGGATTCGCCCAGCTTCTGTTTTGATTGTTTTGGATAGTCGCGAAAAAATTGCTGAGCACAAAGAGAGTATTCAGCGCTTTGCCGTTTCCTATATGGTCAAACCCTTTATTATCAGCGATTTGGTAGATAAGATCACAGCCATTTTTAGAGGACGTGATTATATTGACCAACATTGTAGCCAGATGAAAATCCCAACGTCATACCGCAATTTGCGCATTGATGTGGAACACCATACCGTCTATCGTGGGAAGGACATGATTAGTTTGACCCGCAGAGAATATGACCTCCTAGCGACCCTGATGGGAAGCAAGGGAGCGGTAACACGTGAGCAGTTATTGGAGAGTGTCTGGAAGTATGAAAGTACGGGTGAAACCAATATTGTTGACGTCTATATCCGTTATCTCCGTGGGAAGATTGATCTCCCAGGTCAAAAAAGCTATATTAAAACAGTTCGTGGTATTGGCTATGCCATGCAAGATGAGTTAGAATGA